One Sodalinema gerasimenkoae IPPAS B-353 DNA segment encodes these proteins:
- a CDS encoding helicase HerA domain-containing protein, whose translation MFDRPLGSVIQGSLSHGLEIRLHPDVSVEEMRVGKFLVVQGSRARFFCLLTDVSLGTASQRVFANPPHPEDDFLQAVLAGSGTYGTLELTPMLMLMTRDAEELARVMLQASGQGVNQNGRKGKKSKKLASFEANSSAELDLLPVKTIPSHFSQVYEALESDFRSVFGWEDDPTRKNFAIGKPLDMDVPVCIDLDRFVERSNGVFGKSGTGKSFLTRLLLSGVIRKDAAVNLIFDMHSEYGWEAQCEGKNINTVKGLRQLFPGKVEMYTLDPESTRRRGIRDAQELYLSYDQIEVEDISLVQRELNLSEAAIENAIILRNEFGRTWITELLAMENEHIQVFCEERRGNKSSIMALQRKLMRLDELKYIRNTCPQNYVNQILNSLQAGKHVVIEFGSQSNMLSYMLATNVITRRIHQHYVNQSEQYLQSKNPLDKPRQLVITIEEAHRFLDTASVRSTIFGTIAREMRKYFVTLLVVDQRPSGIDNEVMSQVGTRITALLNDDKDIDAIFTGVSGGQNLRSVLAKLDSKQQALILGHAVPMPVVVQTRPYDQTFYTEVGDLDLDDLSDDHVAEISEAAKLDLGF comes from the coding sequence ATGTTCGATCGCCCTCTCGGTTCCGTCATCCAAGGTTCTCTCAGTCACGGCCTAGAAATTCGTCTACATCCCGACGTTTCCGTCGAAGAAATGCGCGTCGGCAAATTCCTCGTCGTACAGGGAAGCCGGGCCCGCTTTTTCTGCCTCCTCACCGACGTCTCCCTGGGAACCGCCAGTCAGCGTGTCTTCGCCAACCCACCTCATCCCGAAGATGACTTCCTACAAGCGGTTCTCGCCGGAAGTGGCACCTACGGAACCCTCGAACTCACCCCCATGTTGATGTTAATGACACGGGATGCCGAAGAACTAGCCCGCGTCATGCTACAAGCCAGCGGCCAAGGGGTTAACCAAAATGGCCGTAAAGGCAAAAAATCCAAGAAATTAGCCTCCTTTGAAGCCAACAGTAGCGCCGAACTGGACTTACTCCCCGTCAAAACCATTCCCAGTCACTTCTCCCAAGTTTATGAAGCCCTCGAAAGTGATTTTCGCTCCGTTTTTGGTTGGGAAGATGACCCAACTCGAAAAAACTTTGCGATCGGTAAACCCCTCGATATGGACGTTCCTGTCTGTATCGACCTCGATCGCTTCGTCGAACGCAGTAACGGTGTATTTGGCAAATCAGGAACCGGCAAATCCTTTTTAACCCGACTGCTTCTCTCGGGAGTCATCCGCAAAGATGCCGCCGTAAACCTCATTTTTGATATGCACTCCGAGTACGGTTGGGAAGCCCAATGTGAGGGTAAAAACATCAATACCGTAAAAGGTTTGCGGCAACTGTTTCCCGGCAAAGTAGAAATGTACACCCTCGACCCCGAATCCACCCGACGGCGAGGCATTCGCGATGCCCAGGAACTGTATTTAAGCTATGACCAAATTGAAGTTGAAGATATTAGCTTAGTACAACGAGAGTTAAATCTCTCCGAAGCCGCCATTGAAAATGCCATCATTCTCCGCAACGAATTTGGCAGAACCTGGATTACAGAATTGTTGGCGATGGAGAATGAGCATATCCAGGTGTTTTGCGAAGAACGACGGGGCAACAAATCATCAATTATGGCCTTGCAGCGCAAGTTAATGCGCCTCGATGAATTGAAATATATCCGCAACACTTGCCCTCAGAATTATGTCAATCAAATCCTCAATTCCTTGCAAGCTGGAAAACACGTAGTTATTGAGTTTGGCTCTCAGAGTAATATGTTGTCCTATATGTTGGCAACCAACGTCATTACTCGCCGCATCCACCAACATTATGTCAACCAATCAGAGCAGTATTTACAGAGTAAAAACCCCCTTGACAAACCGCGCCAGTTGGTGATAACTATCGAGGAAGCTCACCGCTTTTTAGATACCGCCTCTGTTCGCAGTACCATTTTCGGAACCATTGCCCGCGAGATGCGGAAATATTTTGTCACCTTGTTGGTCGTAGATCAGCGTCCCTCGGGAATTGATAATGAGGTCATGTCTCAGGTGGGAACTCGGATTACGGCCCTGTTGAATGATGACAAAGATATTGATGCTATTTTTACGGGGGTATCGGGGGGACAGAATCTGCGATCGGTATTGGCGAAGTTAGACTCAAAACAACAGGCCTTGATTCTCGGTCATGCGGTTCCCATGCCTGTAGTGGTTCAGACTCGTCCCTATGACCAAACTTTCTATACTGAGGTGGGAGATTTAGATTTAGATGACCTCTCCGACGACCATGTGGCGGAAATTTCTGAAGCGGCGAAGTTGGATTTAGGGTTTTAA
- a CDS encoding DUF5691 domain-containing protein, translating to MVWEALVKAVLLGTQRLGKRPLAEIVPLSEEMEPLIDGDSVEVEILQTLAIASVQRQAGRVFPRVAVETGAEVAPEERLPLCSAAASRLLQESLQEEEVPERLRLWLGWAAEVGVRVPPEVLPDLLEMGRVRRELRPLILPVLGDRGYWLARQNPDWQFAALRLGVTPEEAWGEENLPTRVLGLTQMRLTNPERAREWVRGVWERHKAGDRTEYLKTFEQGLTAADEPFLEVALGDKSQQVREMAARLLTQLPESEFVQRVTGWVCQRLVRSPQGLKVMLPETMTPQMRGDGVREKSPAKVPPQPWWFLQQLARVPPRVWAQGQEIEAWLGLAQEHPLWEYLLEGWAIAAMIHQDRDWARCLLRLEIPGRLEAVQERDRRLLHSLPLEEREAWILGHLQAHPERMSKRHPSLRLLQLCDWPWSDGFSRAIFQRFRGDILGSQDHYDWAVRSTFRQFSYWMNPQLEGEFRESLLPQMKPKSYWRQTVEQFLDLLVFREGLGEGNGE from the coding sequence GTGGTTTGGGAGGCGCTGGTTAAGGCGGTTTTGTTGGGAACGCAACGGTTGGGAAAACGACCGTTGGCTGAGATTGTGCCGCTGTCAGAGGAGATGGAACCCCTGATTGATGGTGATAGCGTAGAAGTGGAAATTTTGCAAACGTTGGCGATCGCCAGTGTACAACGTCAGGCGGGGCGCGTGTTTCCTCGGGTGGCGGTTGAGACAGGGGCTGAGGTGGCGCCGGAGGAACGGTTACCACTGTGTTCAGCGGCGGCGAGTCGGCTGCTGCAAGAGAGTTTGCAAGAGGAGGAGGTTCCGGAACGATTGAGGCTGTGGTTGGGATGGGCCGCTGAGGTGGGGGTGCGGGTTCCACCGGAGGTTTTGCCGGATTTGTTGGAGATGGGCCGAGTACGGCGGGAACTGCGCCCTTTGATATTACCGGTGTTGGGCGATCGCGGCTACTGGCTGGCCAGGCAAAACCCGGATTGGCAGTTTGCGGCGTTGAGGCTGGGGGTGACGCCGGAGGAGGCCTGGGGTGAGGAAAATTTGCCGACTCGTGTGTTGGGGTTGACTCAGATGCGGTTGACTAACCCTGAACGAGCGAGAGAGTGGGTTAGAGGGGTCTGGGAGAGGCATAAGGCGGGCGATCGCACGGAATACCTTAAAACCTTCGAGCAGGGCTTAACGGCGGCGGATGAGCCGTTTCTGGAGGTGGCTCTGGGGGATAAGAGTCAGCAGGTGCGGGAGATGGCGGCGCGGCTGCTGACGCAACTGCCGGAGTCTGAGTTTGTGCAACGGGTGACGGGCTGGGTTTGTCAGCGGTTGGTGCGATCGCCCCAGGGGTTGAAGGTGATGCTTCCAGAGACGATGACGCCCCAGATGCGAGGGGATGGGGTGCGAGAAAAGTCTCCGGCAAAGGTTCCGCCTCAGCCTTGGTGGTTTTTACAACAATTGGCCCGGGTTCCGCCTCGGGTTTGGGCCCAGGGGCAAGAGATTGAGGCGTGGCTGGGGTTGGCGCAGGAGCATCCTCTTTGGGAGTATCTGTTGGAGGGATGGGCGATCGCGGCTATGATTCATCAGGATCGCGATTGGGCCCGATGCTTGTTGAGGCTGGAGATTCCGGGGCGACTGGAGGCGGTTCAGGAACGCGATCGCCGTCTGTTGCACAGTCTCCCCCTGGAGGAACGGGAAGCCTGGATTCTGGGGCATCTCCAGGCTCACCCGGAGAGGATGAGTAAGCGTCATCCGAGTTTACGCCTCTTACAACTCTGTGATTGGCCTTGGAGTGATGGCTTCTCTCGGGCGATTTTTCAACGGTTCCGGGGGGATATTTTAGGGAGTCAGGATCATTATGATTGGGCGGTGCGATCGACGTTTCGCCAGTTTTCCTATTGGATGAATCCTCAATTGGAGGGGGAGTTTCGGGAGAGTCTGTTACCCCAGATGAAGCCGAAATCCTATTGGCGACAAACGGTTGAGCAGTTTTTGGATTTGCTGGTATTTCGGGAAGGGTTGGGAGAAGGGAATGGGGAATAG
- the gltB gene encoding glutamate synthase large subunit, which yields MDRMGINRNENQQTTAAVTPNQAASAPRDGQRWLVEERDACGVGFIAAQNGQGNHDIVSKALAALSCLEHRGGCSADDDSGDGSGILMAIPWTLIEQWCQENNLTPGVRERMAVAMIFLPQDEETAQEARDVVNENLEKAGFNIIGWRVVPVNPDVLGPQAKALQPEIEQVIVSHNELDGDELERATFYARRLVGKNLNDHPAIQWGYNFYICSLSNRTIVYKAMVRAAVLGDFYRDLQNPDYTSAFAVYHRRFSTNTMPRWPLAQPMRLLGHNGEINTLLGNINWMKARSRDLQNDLWGDRIDTLLPVVHAENSDSANLDNVMELLVRSGRSPLEALMLMVPEAYMNQPELEAYPEVLDFYKYYSGVQEAWDGPALLAFSDGKIVGAALDRNGLRPARYILTKDGFVIVSSEAGTVPIDPANILESGRLGPGETVAVDLEHHKLLKNWDVKRQVAAQHPFGEWVAARPILGQAETDSPFQVDGESLVQQQTAFGYTKEDVDMVVVPMARDGKEPTFCMGDDIPLAVLSDKPRLLYDYFKQRFAQVTNPAIDPLREGLVMSLEMKLGRRGNLLDTAPGPDRLLRIESPILGENDLSGIRNSVLKTVTLSTFFDLDSGAEGLKPAVEALCEQAAAAIQDGAEILILSDRCDRHGNPSLVGEDNSYIPPLLAVGAVHHSLIARGLRMKASLVVDTAQCWSTHQYACLIGYGASAVCPYLTWETLRQWASDSRTQSLMKSGKLPEMTLADVQGNYRKAAEAGLLKILSKMGISLLTSYQGAQIFEAIGIGADVLDLGMKGTASRIGGMTVADLGREVLSFHKRAFPHVAKLENYGFVQYRKGGEYHGNNPEMTKVLHKAVREKQYDHYEVYKNHLMSRPVTALRDLLDFNSDRPSIPLEEVEPVEAILKRFCTGGMSLGALSPEAHETLAIAMNRIGGKSNSGEGGEDPVRFKIIDDVDENGFSNIRPQLKGLKSGDTASSAIKQVASGRFGVTPEYLMHAKQIEIKVAQGAKPGEGGQLPGRKVSEYIAMLRRSKPGVPLISPPPHHDIYSIEDLAQLIFDLHQINPEAGVSVKLVSSVGIGTIAAGVAKANADVIQISGHDGGTGASPLSSIKHAGSPWELGLTEVHRVLMENQLRERVVLRADGGMRSGWDVLMAALMGAQEYGFGTIAMIAEGCIMARVCHMNSCPVGVTTQREDLRKRFPGIPENVVNFFLFVAEEVRSLLARLGYRSLDELIGRSDLLKVREEVTLSKPHAIDLTCLIDLPQADNRDWVQPQPVHSNGPVLDEQILADAEVSQAIEQQGSVSKTFEIVNTDRCVGARISGVIAKQYGNSGFEGELNLTFSGSAGQSFGAFNLPGMVLSLQGEANDYVGKGMHGGELRIQPAAGATFKPEENVILGNTCLYGATGGILFAQGSAGERFGVRNSKGQAVIEGAGDHCCEYMTGGVIVVLGPVGRNVGAGMTGGLAYFLDEDSKFPAKVNPEIVKIQRVSTDAGEEQLKSLIQAHAERGSAKAQRILDNWSTYLPKFWQVVPPSEADSPQATAAKALANA from the coding sequence ATGGATCGAATGGGCATAAACCGCAACGAAAACCAGCAAACCACCGCAGCCGTGACCCCTAACCAAGCCGCCAGCGCACCCCGAGACGGACAACGATGGCTCGTCGAAGAGCGGGACGCTTGTGGGGTTGGCTTTATTGCCGCACAGAACGGACAGGGCAACCATGACATCGTCAGTAAAGCCCTCGCCGCCCTCTCCTGTCTAGAACACCGGGGTGGATGCAGTGCCGACGACGACTCCGGAGACGGATCAGGGATTCTCATGGCCATTCCTTGGACCCTGATTGAACAATGGTGTCAAGAGAACAACCTGACCCCAGGGGTTCGTGAGCGGATGGCTGTGGCCATGATCTTTCTCCCTCAAGACGAGGAAACCGCCCAAGAGGCCCGGGACGTCGTCAACGAAAACCTAGAAAAAGCTGGATTTAACATCATCGGTTGGCGTGTAGTTCCCGTCAATCCTGACGTTCTCGGTCCCCAAGCCAAAGCCCTCCAGCCGGAAATCGAGCAAGTCATTGTCAGCCATAACGAACTTGACGGAGACGAACTCGAACGGGCCACCTTCTACGCACGGCGTTTGGTTGGCAAAAACCTAAACGACCATCCTGCTATCCAATGGGGCTATAACTTCTATATCTGCTCCCTCTCCAACCGCACCATCGTCTACAAAGCCATGGTGCGTGCAGCGGTCTTGGGAGACTTCTACAGAGACCTGCAAAACCCCGACTACACCAGTGCCTTCGCCGTCTATCACCGCCGCTTCAGCACCAACACCATGCCCCGCTGGCCCCTCGCGCAACCCATGCGCCTGCTGGGTCATAACGGCGAAATCAATACCCTCCTCGGGAACATCAACTGGATGAAAGCCCGTAGCCGGGACCTCCAGAATGACCTGTGGGGCGATCGCATCGATACCCTCCTGCCCGTGGTTCACGCCGAAAACAGCGACTCGGCCAACCTAGACAACGTCATGGAACTGTTAGTGCGTTCCGGGCGCAGTCCCCTCGAAGCCCTGATGCTGATGGTTCCCGAAGCCTACATGAACCAGCCGGAACTCGAAGCCTATCCGGAAGTGTTGGACTTCTACAAATACTACAGCGGCGTTCAAGAAGCCTGGGATGGCCCCGCCCTGTTGGCCTTCAGTGACGGTAAAATCGTCGGTGCAGCCCTCGATCGCAACGGCTTACGGCCCGCCCGCTACATCCTCACCAAAGACGGCTTTGTCATCGTCTCCTCCGAAGCTGGAACCGTCCCCATCGACCCCGCCAACATCCTCGAAAGTGGGCGTCTCGGTCCTGGAGAAACCGTTGCCGTTGACCTCGAACACCACAAACTCCTGAAAAACTGGGATGTTAAACGGCAAGTAGCCGCCCAACATCCCTTCGGCGAATGGGTTGCCGCTAGACCGATTTTGGGGCAAGCCGAGACCGACTCCCCCTTCCAAGTCGATGGCGAGAGCCTTGTGCAACAACAAACCGCCTTCGGCTACACCAAAGAAGACGTGGATATGGTGGTGGTTCCCATGGCCCGGGATGGCAAAGAACCCACTTTCTGCATGGGAGACGACATTCCCCTGGCAGTCCTCTCGGACAAACCCCGTCTTCTCTACGACTACTTCAAACAGCGGTTTGCCCAGGTCACTAACCCCGCCATTGACCCTCTGCGGGAAGGCCTCGTCATGTCCCTAGAGATGAAACTCGGCCGACGGGGCAACTTGCTCGACACCGCCCCCGGACCCGATCGCCTCTTACGCATCGAGAGTCCCATCCTCGGAGAAAATGACCTCAGCGGCATCCGTAACAGCGTTCTCAAGACCGTAACCCTTTCCACCTTCTTTGACCTCGATAGTGGAGCAGAGGGGCTAAAACCTGCCGTAGAAGCCCTCTGTGAGCAAGCCGCTGCCGCCATCCAAGACGGCGCCGAAATCCTCATCCTCAGCGATCGCTGCGATCGCCACGGCAACCCCAGTCTCGTGGGCGAAGACAACAGCTACATTCCCCCACTGCTTGCCGTGGGCGCTGTTCACCACTCCCTCATCGCCCGAGGCCTGCGGATGAAAGCCTCCCTGGTGGTCGATACCGCCCAATGCTGGAGTACCCATCAATACGCCTGTCTGATTGGCTATGGGGCCAGTGCCGTCTGTCCCTACCTGACCTGGGAAACCCTGCGTCAATGGGCCAGTGACAGCCGCACCCAATCCCTGATGAAATCCGGCAAACTGCCTGAAATGACCCTCGCCGACGTGCAAGGGAACTATCGCAAAGCCGCCGAAGCCGGATTACTGAAAATTCTCTCCAAAATGGGAATTTCCTTGCTCACCAGTTACCAAGGGGCACAAATCTTTGAAGCCATTGGTATCGGGGCGGACGTGCTCGACTTGGGCATGAAAGGAACCGCCTCCCGCATCGGTGGCATGACCGTTGCCGACCTCGGCCGAGAAGTCCTCAGTTTCCACAAACGGGCCTTCCCCCATGTCGCCAAATTAGAAAACTACGGCTTCGTCCAATACCGCAAAGGGGGCGAATACCACGGCAACAACCCCGAAATGACCAAAGTGCTGCATAAAGCCGTGCGCGAGAAGCAGTACGACCATTACGAGGTCTATAAAAATCACCTGATGAGCCGTCCGGTGACCGCCCTGCGGGACTTACTGGACTTCAACAGCGATCGCCCCTCGATTCCCCTAGAGGAGGTCGAACCCGTCGAAGCCATCCTCAAACGCTTCTGCACCGGAGGGATGTCTCTCGGGGCCCTCTCCCCAGAAGCCCACGAAACCCTCGCCATCGCCATGAACCGCATCGGCGGCAAATCCAACTCCGGCGAAGGGGGAGAAGATCCCGTGCGCTTCAAGATTATCGATGATGTGGACGAAAACGGCTTCTCCAACATTCGTCCCCAACTCAAAGGCCTCAAATCCGGCGATACCGCATCCTCCGCCATCAAACAGGTGGCCTCAGGACGCTTTGGCGTGACCCCCGAATATCTGATGCACGCCAAACAAATCGAGATTAAGGTCGCCCAGGGGGCCAAACCCGGAGAAGGGGGACAACTTCCCGGCCGCAAAGTCAGCGAATATATCGCCATGTTGCGCCGTTCTAAACCCGGCGTCCCTCTCATCTCCCCCCCTCCCCACCATGACATCTACTCCATCGAAGATTTGGCGCAACTGATTTTTGACCTGCACCAAATCAACCCCGAGGCCGGAGTCTCAGTGAAACTGGTGTCCTCCGTGGGCATTGGCACCATCGCCGCTGGGGTGGCCAAAGCCAACGCCGATGTCATCCAAATTTCCGGTCATGACGGCGGAACCGGGGCCTCTCCCCTGAGTTCGATTAAACATGCCGGCAGTCCCTGGGAATTGGGCCTGACGGAAGTGCATCGCGTCTTAATGGAAAACCAACTCCGCGAACGGGTCGTTCTGCGGGCTGACGGAGGGATGCGTTCCGGTTGGGATGTCCTCATGGCTGCCCTCATGGGCGCTCAGGAATATGGCTTCGGAACTATTGCCATGATTGCCGAAGGCTGCATTATGGCGCGGGTGTGCCACATGAATAGCTGCCCCGTCGGTGTGACCACGCAACGGGAAGATTTACGCAAACGCTTCCCTGGCATTCCCGAGAACGTGGTCAACTTCTTCCTGTTTGTCGCCGAAGAGGTGCGATCGCTCCTGGCCCGTTTAGGCTATCGTTCTCTCGATGAGCTGATTGGACGTTCCGACCTCCTGAAAGTCCGGGAGGAGGTGACACTGAGCAAACCCCACGCCATCGATCTCACCTGTTTAATCGACCTACCCCAAGCCGACAATCGCGACTGGGTGCAACCCCAGCCAGTTCACAGCAACGGCCCCGTCTTAGATGAGCAAATCTTAGCCGATGCTGAGGTGAGCCAAGCCATCGAGCAACAGGGGTCTGTCAGCAAAACCTTCGAGATTGTCAACACAGACCGTTGTGTCGGCGCGCGCATCTCCGGGGTGATTGCCAAGCAATATGGCAATAGCGGCTTTGAAGGAGAACTGAATCTAACCTTTAGCGGCAGTGCCGGACAAAGTTTCGGGGCCTTCAACCTACCCGGAATGGTCTTAAGCCTACAAGGGGAAGCCAACGACTATGTCGGCAAAGGAATGCACGGTGGAGAACTGCGGATTCAACCGGCCGCCGGTGCCACCTTCAAGCCAGAAGAGAACGTAATTCTCGGCAACACCTGTCTCTACGGCGCAACCGGAGGCATCCTATTTGCCCAAGGGTCTGCCGGAGAACGGTTTGGGGTTCGCAACTCCAAAGGCCAAGCGGTCATCGAAGGGGCCGGCGACCACTGTTGTGAGTACATGACGGGGGGTGTGATTGTCGTCCTCGGTCCCGTCGGCCGCAACGTCGGGGCTGGAATGACTGGCGGTTTAGCCTACTTCCTCGATGAAGACAGCAAATTCCCCGCCAAAGTGAACCCCGAAATCGTCAAGATTCAGCGGGTATCCACCGATGCCGGAGAAGAGCAATTGAAGTCTCTGATTCAGGCCCACGCCGAGCGTGGCAGTGCCAAAGCCCAACGGATTCTCGACAACTGGTCCACCTACCTGCCCAAATTCTGGCAAGTGGTTCCCCCCAGTGAAGCGGACTCTCCCCAAGCAACGGCAGCCAAAGCCCTAGCCAACGCCTAA
- a CDS encoding DUF2214 family protein, giving the protein MLESAIVAYCHYLSFMLAIAALVVERLSLQSDLSLEKARRIVIADVVYGLSAIGVLITGVLRVLYFGKGADYYLDNPLFWTKIGLFLLVGTLSLYPTVTFILWIKDLQEVRVPSLSRGKFQVLSSLVSLEIVGMLLIPLFASLMARGIGLA; this is encoded by the coding sequence ATGCTTGAGAGTGCTATTGTTGCCTATTGTCATTATCTCTCCTTTATGCTGGCGATCGCCGCCCTGGTGGTGGAACGCTTAAGTCTACAATCTGACCTCAGTTTGGAAAAGGCTCGCCGAATTGTGATTGCGGATGTGGTTTATGGTCTCTCGGCGATTGGGGTCTTGATTACGGGAGTGTTACGAGTTCTTTATTTTGGCAAAGGGGCAGATTACTATCTGGATAATCCTCTATTTTGGACGAAAATCGGCTTGTTTTTGCTGGTTGGTACATTGTCCCTCTATCCGACAGTAACGTTTATTCTGTGGATTAAGGACTTACAAGAGGTGCGAGTGCCATCCTTAAGTCGTGGCAAGTTTCAGGTGTTATCGAGTTTGGTGAGCTTGGAAATTGTTGGGATGTTGCTGATTCCTTTGTTTGCCAGTTTAATGGCTCGTGGAATTGGTCTAGCTTAA
- a CDS encoding AAA family ATPase: MSSLPKLIQQMQEPEFYPHPVTQPIQLKQTHGSFVLLTGEFVYKVKKSVDLGFFNYSTVEKRGHFCQEELRLNQRGAPGIYLAVLPITQEGDRFHLNGDGEPVEYALKMRQFPKDNLFLDLLDRGELTLSHMEELGRIVADYHAQAPTNHEIAKFGEVAAIREAIDDNYRYTQAYIGRAQSQQQFDETKAYSDRIFAEHPDWFEQRIREGKIRNCHGDLHLRNIALWGDREACGNRNRILLFDCIEFNQAFRYVDVMYDVAFTVMDCQARGRRDLGNAFLNTYLETTGDWQGLRILPLYLSRQAYVRAKVTSFLLDDESVSPEEKQAAATTAAEYYHLAWEYTQSQSGRIIMMSGLSGSGKSTQARKIARELGGIQIRSDAVRKHLAGVALQERGPQAIYSREMSDRTYSRLGELGGMLAELGWIVILDAKYDRRCWRDKVHQRAQAAGIPLQIVHCHAPLEVLEQRLRQRSGDIADATADLLGSQLQQAEDFTPEERSLLVDLP, from the coding sequence ATGTCTTCTCTCCCGAAACTGATTCAACAGATGCAAGAACCGGAGTTTTACCCCCATCCGGTGACGCAACCGATTCAACTTAAACAAACTCATGGCTCTTTTGTACTGTTAACCGGGGAGTTTGTTTATAAAGTTAAAAAATCCGTCGATTTAGGCTTTTTCAACTATTCCACCGTCGAGAAGCGGGGGCATTTTTGCCAAGAAGAACTTCGTCTGAATCAGCGGGGCGCACCGGGAATCTATCTGGCGGTATTGCCCATTACTCAGGAGGGCGATCGCTTTCATCTCAACGGCGACGGAGAGCCAGTCGAGTATGCCCTCAAAATGCGTCAGTTCCCCAAAGATAACCTATTTTTAGACCTACTCGATCGCGGTGAACTGACCCTTAGCCACATGGAAGAGTTGGGGCGAATCGTAGCCGACTATCACGCCCAAGCCCCCACCAATCACGAGATTGCCAAATTTGGCGAAGTGGCGGCCATTCGCGAAGCCATTGACGATAACTACCGCTACACACAAGCCTATATTGGTCGGGCTCAAAGTCAACAACAATTTGACGAAACCAAAGCCTATAGCGATCGCATCTTCGCCGAACACCCTGACTGGTTTGAACAACGGATTCGAGAGGGCAAAATCCGTAATTGTCACGGAGATCTCCACTTACGCAACATTGCCCTCTGGGGCGATCGCGAAGCGTGCGGGAACCGCAATCGCATTCTCCTATTTGACTGCATTGAATTTAACCAAGCCTTCCGCTATGTAGATGTCATGTACGATGTGGCCTTCACCGTCATGGATTGTCAAGCCAGAGGCCGCCGAGATTTAGGCAACGCCTTCCTCAACACCTATCTCGAAACAACCGGCGATTGGCAGGGATTGCGTATTTTACCCCTGTACCTTAGCCGTCAAGCCTATGTGCGGGCCAAAGTCACCTCCTTCCTCCTCGACGATGAATCCGTCTCCCCAGAAGAGAAACAAGCCGCCGCCACCACCGCCGCTGAGTATTATCATCTGGCCTGGGAATACACCCAAAGCCAATCCGGGCGCATTATCATGATGTCAGGATTATCCGGTTCCGGCAAAAGTACCCAGGCCCGGAAGATTGCCCGAGAATTAGGTGGCATTCAGATTCGTTCCGACGCCGTTCGCAAACATTTGGCGGGCGTGGCCCTCCAGGAACGGGGCCCCCAAGCCATCTATAGCCGGGAAATGAGCGATCGCACCTATAGCCGACTGGGGGAACTTGGGGGTATGCTGGCCGAGTTAGGCTGGATTGTGATTCTCGATGCCAAATACGATCGCCGCTGTTGGCGAGATAAAGTGCATCAGCGAGCGCAAGCCGCCGGGATTCCCCTACAAATTGTCCATTGTCACGCCCCCCTAGAGGTGTTAGAACAACGACTGAGGCAACGTAGCGGTGACATCGCTGACGCCACCGCCGATCTCCTCGGCAGTCAACTCCAACAAGCCGAAGACTTCACCCCCGAGGAGCGATCGCTGTTAGTAGATTTGCCCTAA
- a CDS encoding adenosine kinase — protein sequence MPKYNLYALGNALVDFEFELDEAKLSSLEIDKGVMTLIDEERHHHLVNELAPHEVKKACGGSSANTAIAVRQFGGKSFYSCRVANDESGLFYLEDLQRCGVDTNIQANDRPDGVTGKCLVFVTPDADRTMNTHLGIAAEFSKDELVPDAIADSDYLYIEGYLVSSPTGKAAAIEARNIAQKAGVKTSLSLSDPNMVTFFKEGLLEMIGDGLDFLFGNETEALKLADTQDINEAIAHCKTLTKQFAITRGAQGSLIFDGDSIIELDAVPVNAIDTVGAGDMYAGALLYGITHGMSLPDAGKLASKASARIVSHLGPRLTPEETRSLLSS from the coding sequence ATGCCTAAATACAACCTTTACGCCCTCGGTAACGCCCTCGTTGACTTTGAATTTGAGTTAGATGAGGCCAAACTCTCTAGCCTGGAGATTGATAAAGGGGTGATGACCTTAATTGACGAAGAACGGCATCATCATCTCGTCAACGAACTCGCCCCCCATGAAGTCAAAAAAGCCTGCGGGGGGTCATCGGCCAATACCGCGATCGCCGTTCGTCAGTTTGGCGGCAAGAGTTTCTACTCCTGTCGAGTCGCCAACGATGAGAGTGGCCTGTTTTATCTCGAAGACTTGCAACGCTGCGGCGTAGACACCAACATCCAAGCCAACGATCGCCCCGACGGCGTGACGGGAAAATGTCTCGTCTTCGTCACCCCAGATGCCGATCGCACCATGAACACCCACTTAGGAATCGCCGCCGAGTTTTCCAAAGATGAGTTAGTTCCCGACGCGATCGCCGACTCGGACTATCTCTATATCGAAGGCTATCTCGTCAGTTCCCCCACCGGCAAAGCCGCCGCTATTGAAGCCCGAAATATCGCCCAAAAGGCGGGTGTTAAAACCTCCCTCTCCCTCTCCGATCCCAATATGGTGACGTTCTTCAAAGAGGGCTTATTGGAGATGATTGGCGATGGCCTAGATTTCCTCTTTGGCAATGAAACCGAAGCCCTGAAACTGGCCGACACGCAAGATATCAACGAGGCGATCGCCCATTGCAAAACCCTCACGAAGCAATTCGCCATCACCCGAGGCGCTCAAGGGTCCCTCATTTTCGATGGAGACTCTATCATTGAACTAGATGCGGTCCCCGTCAACGCCATCGACACCGTAGGGGCTGGAGATATGTACGCAGGAGCGTTACTCTATGGCATCACCCACGGGATGAGTCTCCCCGATGCCGGGAAACTGGCCTCCAAAGCCTCCGCCCGCATCGTCTCCCACCTCGGTCCCCGCCTCACTCCCGAAGAAACTCGCTCGCTTCTGTCGTCATAA